In the genome of Polaribacter sp. MED152, one region contains:
- the rplS gene encoding 50S ribosomal protein L19 produces the protein MESLIKFVQDEFVTKKEFAEFAAGDTITVYYEIKEGEKVRTQFFRGVVIQKRGSGSSETFTIRKMSGTVGVERIFPVNLPSIQKIEVNKRGKVRRARIFYFRGLTGKKARITEKRR, from the coding sequence ATGGAATCTTTAATAAAATTTGTACAAGACGAATTCGTAACAAAAAAAGAATTTGCAGAATTTGCAGCAGGTGATACTATCACTGTTTATTATGAAATTAAAGAGGGTGAAAAAGTTAGAACTCAGTTTTTTAGAGGAGTTGTAATTCAAAAAAGAGGATCAGGATCTTCTGAAACATTTACAATTAGAAAAATGTCTGGTACTGTAGGTGTAGAACGTATTTTCCCTGTAAACTTACCATCTATTCAAAAAATTGAAGTTAACAAAAGAGGTAAAGTACGTAGAGCTCGTATTTTCTACTTTAGAGGTCTTACTGGTAAAAAAGCTAGAATTACTGAAAAAAGAAGATAA